The region CTAAAAACTATATATATGTGGGTTTTTCTACTGAACTCGAAGTAAGATTAAATAGGCATAATAAAGGTCTCAATAAAACTACGGCTTCATATGCCCCTTTCCGATTAATTTACTCAGAAGTAGTAGGAACATCAAGAGAGGAAGCACGATTTAGAGAAAAGTATTGGAAAAGTGGAACAGGTAAAAGAAAACTTAGAATTCTAAGAGATGAATTAGATTAATATTTCACGGCGTGCAGGTTCGACCTGCCTGTCGTGCCTCTGGCAGGCAGGTTCCTGTCATCCGCACATATTCTTAAAAGCTCTTCAGAAATGAAGGGCTTTTTTTTAGTTCTCGCTTTCACGAAAGTCTAAAAAAACGAATCATAAGATATCTATATGTTTTATCTCTTGTTTACAAGGCTCGATTATAAAATTTATAATTCGAATGATCGTTTACTACAGCCATGTAATTTAAGGCCCTCAATTGTTTCAGAAAGTGAAAGCAAAACCATAATATTGGATTATTAATAATGAAGTAGTAAGTTCATCTAACTTATGTTTCGAATGTTGAGTCAAACCGTTTTATGCTGTCTGACATGAAAAAACAGAGTTGTTTAAATGGAAGTTTCATTATTTTATTAAAAGGCCCAAAACATGTCAGAAAAAAAAGTAACTATTTTAAGTGCCTTCAAAACCATTATTTGGCCCAGAAGGAAACTCGTTTTTATAGGATTATTTTTAATTGTAATAAGTAAAGCAGCTAGCTTTGTGGCACCCTTATCTCTTAAATATTTAATGGATGATATCATTCCTAATAAAAATGTGGAGTTTCTCAAAGGCTTAGTTGCAGCGGTAGCCTTAGCCATTTTAGTCCAAGCGATTACTTCCTTTCTTCTCACTAAAATATTAAGTGTACAAGCGCAGTATATGATTTCTGAACTGAGAGCGCAAGTTCAAAAAAAGGTACTGTCATTACCTATTCGATTTTTTGACAATACCAAGTCTGGTGCTCTGGTATCAAGAATTATGAACGATGTAGAAGGGGTTCGTAATTTAATAGGAACTGGACTGGTACAATTAGTAGGGGGCTCCATAACCGCCTTGGTATCATTAGTCTTGCTATTACGCATTAGCTGGACGATGACCTTATTTACCCTAATCCCATTGGCGATTTTTGCTCTAATTGCATTAAAGGCATTTAAAATCATACGACCAATTTTTAGAAATAGAGGTGTCATTAACGCTGAGGTCACAGGTAGGTTAACAGAAACATTAGGTGGTGTAAGAGTCATAAAAGGTTTTAATGCCGAAGAGCAAGAAAACAAAATATTTGAAGAAGGTGTAGAACGACTATTTCAAAATGTGAAAAAAAGTTTAACGGCGACAGCTATTATCACCAGTTCTTCGACCTTTTTATTGGGTCTAGCTACAACAGGAATCATGGGAATAGGGGGTTATAAAATCATGATGGAAGAGTTAACTATAGGAGATTTTTTAACCTTTACTTTTTTATTAGGATTGATGATTGCACCGATCGTGCAAATGAGCAATATAGGTAGTCAACTGACAGAAGCTCTAGCAGGTCTAGACCGAACTGAAGAATTAATGAATATGACGCCTGAATCTGACGAAGAGAATCGAACGGAATATTTAGAGAACTTTGAGGGTCATATTGTATTTAACAACGTCTCTTTTGCGTACGAAGAAAACAAAGAAGTATTGCATAACATCAATTTTGAAGCAAAACCAGGTGAGGTCATTGCTCTGGTAGGTAGTTCAGGTTCTGGAAAAAGTACGATTGCAGGACTTGCGGCAACCTTTTTAAATCCTCAGTCGGGCACCATAACTGTCGATAGGCAAGATATAGCAACGATCAATCTCAATAGTTTTAGAAAACATCTAGGAGTCGTTTTACAAGATGAGTTCCTTTTTGAAGGTACGATAAGGCAAAATATCCTTTTCCCTAGACCTAATGCCACAGAAGAAGAACTAAAAGCAGCTGTAAAAGCTGCCTATGTAAACGAGTTTACCGACCGATTTGACGAAGGCCTAGATACATTAATAGGCGAACGTGGAGTAAAACTGTCAGGCGGTCAACGTCAACGTATTGCCATTGCAAGAGCTGTACTAGCAAATCCAAAAGTTTTAATTTTAGATGAAGCTACCTCTAATCTAGATACAGAAAGTGAAGCATTAATTCAAAAAAGTCTGGCAGAATTGACTAAAGGAAGAACCACCTTTGTCATCGCACACCGATTAAGTACTATTAGAAAAGCAGATCAGATTTTAGTGATAGAAAATGGCCGCATTGCCGAACAGGGAACGCATGACGAATTGATTTCTAGTGAAGGTAGGTATTACAATTTGTTTACCTATCAGGCGCGCATTTAAAAGGTAAGAATTTCTATTCAACTTTTCTAGTTGGATTAGAGATAGAGTTCACGGTAAAATTGTGAACCTACAATTGAACTAAACAGCCCATTTTATTAATTAATTCTACAAAGTCTTTACACATTGAAAGAATAGTTGTCTAAAAGGAAATAAGACCTAATATAAAAAAAAACACTTCCCCCAGCTGGCGCGAGCGTCCCGCTCGTGATCTACACAATAAGAGTCAAGAAAGAAAAAAAGAAAGCTAGCAATGGTTTTCCTTTTTTTATGCGCTAGCATTAAAGCGACGCGACCTATTTATTAAAGAAGTCTTTGAACTTCTTTTTGTGATCATAGTATCTATGATTTTAAAGAGCACAGAGGGCTCTTCTTCGTCCAGCTCTTGAATGAGTTGAAGTTGGTCCATAGTGGTCTTATTTTCCATCTCTACCTCTTGTGGCAGCTCTCCATTCATATAGACCAGTTCATCAAGAGTTACATTAAAGAAATTAGCAATCTTTTCCAAAGTGTTTAAAGAAATCTCATGTTATCCGCTTTCCATCTTGCTATAGGATGGTGGATGCCTAAAAATTAAGATAAGAGTTTTTGGGAGTTATAAGGTTCATTTGGCGAGTATCAACGCGAGTATCATTTAATTCAAAATCATTAGGTTTTAAAAAATTAAACTGCTATAAATGAGTACTTTAAAACTTAAAAATAATCAGGGTTAAAACTTAGGATTCTAAGAGATGAATTAGATTAATATTTCACGGCTGCAGGTTCGACCTGTCTGTCGTGCCTCTGGCAGGCAGGTTCCTGTCATCCGCACATATTCTTAAAAGCTCTTCAGAAATGAAGGGCTTTTTTGTTTACAAGCTTGTACAGTTTGACAATAATTAATTTCACCTACAAATATTCGATCATCGCTAATAGTACAATCTAAAACCTAGCAACGTACATAATTTACTGTGTTTATCGTACATGCGCTCGACGACTTCTTTAAGGTCATCATTTTTATAAAACTGACTAAAAAACAAGCGATCTATGGTAAAGGCACTGGACACACTTTCTGAAGGATATCCATATCCAGAAATGGCTCGAGCTCCTGTAACATCAATAAAGTATTGAGACTCTTCATCAGACAGATCTAAAATCTTTTTATTAGCAAAATGGATGACTTTACCATCTAACTTACCTTCAAAAAGCTCAGCGATCTCTTCCATACTATAGTAATAATTATTGATGAGGACATTATTTGCGTCTCCTGACAAAACGAGATATATGATCTCATAATCTTTAAAATTATGGTCGTCGTGAAGTAAATAACTCAGGCTTTCTTCTAGACCTTCTATAGTATCACATGCTTTGTAGATGCTGGTTATGTTTTGGTTTATAGCAATGTCTTCAAGGATTTTTACTACTTCTGTTGTTTCTGATGTATCGGCATCAGGAACTACCTCTAGGCAATAGATAAAATTTTCGACATCTGTTATAGGCAATGCTAACTTACTCATTCACTTCTTTATTTTATCTATGTAGGTATCTCCACATTGGACGAGTAAGATCACATTCATTACGCAATTATCGATTTTAAAATAACCTACAGGATGTAGTACAACAAAAAACCTCTCCAAATTTAAACAGCTTTTTAATTCTCCGCTTTCGCGAAAACTAGTTCATTTAAAAAGAGGATAAAGTCAATACGGCTTTCCTTTTTTATTTTAAAGAGCAGCTATATTCTTTAATCTAGATTTTTTAATCATCGCACTGCAACCTAAGAGAGCATTTCGAAATAGAGAGAGAGTATCAATACAAGGACCGCTCTTGCCTCCGACGAGTGCCACGCAGTGCAGCGAGAGGAAGGCATGTACGACTGTCGTGTCAGGATATGAACAATATCGCCTCTGCAGACAGTTCTGAGATTAAGGAATAAAATTATTGTTATTTTGGCAATTAAATCATCAACCACCCGCAACAAAACGCAGTTTTAAAAAAAAATCAAGTAAGATAAAAACCTATTTAAGCAGCATGGTTAGACGGTAAAGACTATTTTTTTATTCAAACCTTGAATCCCACTATTGTATGTGTTCAACTCAAAAAGTAGTTTAAATTATATCTTGATTTCTAAACTTTTAAAATCATTGAGTTTTTGGAGTTGCTACCCAATCAATAAACACATCACTAGTAGCTTCTTTATCATAAATGCCAATAGTAAACCCCGTTGTGGAAGCATTTGCGACTTTAAAATGAGTAACACTGTGAGAAATATGATTGTCAATACCTACTCCTTCCCTATAAGTTAAATTAATAGAGGGAATACTTGTAAAAACAGATGTAAAAGTAACATTATAATAATTCCATCCTGTAGTAGTACTTCCTACATTATAGGTGCTGGACTGGGCCTTGTTTGCTTCTAGGGACACCCAATTTGGATGTGAACCATCCCCGAAGTTGTATTGGAAAGAATTGGTGTTAGAATTGTAAATTAATAATCCTGAAGCTGGATTAGTAATCGCGTCTCGCTGTACACTTGTTAATCTAGGAAAAAGAACACCAGAATTAGTGGACTGAATATCTAAAACAGTTGAAGCATCAGGAGCAACAGTTCCTATACCAACTTGAGAAAACATCGGACTTATATTAAAGATGACAATTAGTAATATTAAAGAACTTTTCATTTTTTTTGAGGAACTTTTATTTTTTTATAAATCGGAATTCGATTCATAATTAACTAGACTTCACTAGTAAAAGAGATCGATTTTTAGCAAATTTAGGCATTCATTTTGTCAAATCAATAAGCTAAAAATTTATCTGATAATAGGATCAAAGGTATTGAAATTTTATGACTTGTTCATTATTACCCAAGCTGGCGCGAGCGTCCCGCTCGTGATCTACACAATAAGAGTCAAGAAAGAAAAAAAGAAAAGTTAGAAATGTCTTTCCTTCTTTTTAGTAAGAAAAGAATCAATCATTTTAAAGACCCAGCTGGCGCGAGCGTCCCGCTCGTGATCTACACAATAAGATTCAAGAAAGAAAAAAGAAAAGTTAGAAATGTCTTTCCTTTTTTTTAGTAAGAAAAAATCGCCGCTAGTGCCAGTTTGAAACTGGTACCCAGCATGAGTCAACCGCGACAAGAACAACTGTTCTAGGACTATAGTTCTATAATAAATTACCCCATAAAACCTATATCATCAATTTCCAGTACGGTGTGATCTTCTTGAAAGTTTCTGGCACTGGAGTACTTCCAATCTACTTGGTCGATAACAAAACCTGATACAACTGGGTTATTATGAATGTAGTCTAGTTTCTGTTTAAGTACGTCAGGACTCCACAACTCAATAGGCTTGTTATGATGTTGCCAAAATTGATATTTTGACGTGTTGCTATTTTTCTTTCCAGCACGCTCAAACATCCATAAAAGCCATTCTTTTCTGCTTTCTTGAGGGTTTTCTATTATAGCATTTAGAACTTTTTTTGCCGTATGTTTTTTAAAGTCTCTTAATAATTCTGAAGGTTGGTCTATCGAGGATCTAAAAATAAAATGAACGTGACTAGGCATGAAACAATAGGCATATAGTTCCATAGATTTATTTTTTCTACAATAGTCTATACTGTCTGCAAGGATATTTAAATAAACATCTCTTGTAAAAACATCTATCCAGTTTACTGTTGCAAAACTTACAAAATATGCTCCACTCTTATTATGAAATTTATACTTTCTACTCATTTTGTAAATACAGTGTGCGTAATATCAAACCTTAAATCTACAGCATGTCTCGAAGAATATGATAAGAAATGATTATTTTTATTCACTCGGGACGGCACTAGTTACAAACTAGCGCTAGCAGGGAAGTTACAGATGGCGATAAGAAATGATTATTTTTATTCACTCGGGACTGCACTAGTTACAAACTAGCGCTAGCAGGGAAGATTCAAAAGGTTTATTAATATTTCTGATAAAAAATATGAAGAATGAAAGACTTATTAAAGTTATTGTTAGTATTGCAGATTTTAATCCTACAATCATGTTCGTCACTACAAAAAAATAATTATCCTCCTGAATTAGAAATTATTTTAAATGAATTTGACAAGTGTTCAAAAAATAATGCCCTATATAATTATCATGAAATATTAATAACGAATTCAGGTGATAGTTTAGAGTTCTCAATTAATGCACCTATTAATAAATTAGATGTCTGGGTTCAAAAAGGAGAAATGACAATTTTAAACACTCAGCCAGATGGTATTATTAAAAGAGGCAATCATTATTTTATGATTTATGATTTAGTACTATATGAGCCTACTTATTTTTCTGACTATTCCTATAATAAAGAAAAATTAATTAAAGAGATGGATGATCTTGGTTACGTTAATTACTTTTATGAAGACGATTTGTGGACTATTGAAACGGATGAACACGGTAACGTAACTAATGATCCTCATACTTCGACTATTCTTACCCCTGATTATAGTATTTTATATAGATTTGATCCCATCTCTCCTACAAATTTTTATAGGAGTAGTAGTTTTTGTGACGTCATAGATAAAAAGGGTAATGGGTCAGATTAGTTGATGGTAATAAAATGATAGATAAACTCCTCCCACGTCGCGCTAGCAGGGGCAACCCTTTCATGTTAACTTAGCATTTGTAACACAAAACCTATATTTAGTAACTTGTGGTAATCTCAGAAAGATTTAAAGCAACAACTCTTATCAGTTTTTACGCTGCTAACTATATCGTTATGGATTAAATGATTCTACTCAGGTAGGAACTGTTGAGACAGAAACTTTTAAAAAGGAATAAATTATGAGAATTATTATGTTATTCATCGCATTAATACTTTTAGGTTCTTGTAAGTTGGATAAAAATAAACCGATACTCCTTGAAGACAATTTAAATATGAATAACCTAGGAAATAAGGATATAAAACTATTTGCATCCTTATTAAAGGATTCCATTAATATTGGAGAGTCTCCAAAAGTGATTGTTTCAATGCTTAGTCCAGCTTTTAAAAACTCAAAATCCCAAATAGTAGCATTTTCGGAATCACAAGATTCAGCATTACTACAACTTGATGAAAAATTATCTAATCTATATGAATTGGATTTATACGGTTTTCATAATGTTAGTATCGATACTTCAAATAGGCGTTTATTCAAGGAGCCAAGCAGGTATGATATCATAGTGGCAGGGAGAAAGATGTATAAAGAAGGTTACAATAAATCTAGAGTTTTAGTTATTGAATTTATTGGAAAGGATCCTATTTTGGATCTAAAGTTTGACCTTGATAGTATTTGGTTTGATTACATTGAGCTTGATGTATATGTAAGAAAAGGCATTCTCCCAAATTAGGTAATGGTCAGAATAGTTGATTAGCATAAACTCAACACTGCACCACGTTACGCGATATTATAATTTAAAAAGAGGAAGTTCTCTTGACGTTTCAAAACTAGTTGAAGACATTGAAACTTATGAGTCACGACCATTAATTTTTATATCAAAAGGTAAAGTCGAAAGCGCTATAGACTTATTTTGTGTCTTTGAATTTGCTAAAAATAAGTCTCTTAATTTTTTTGATTGTATTGCAGATTGTGATGATAATGTTGGCAGCATAGGTCTCCCCAGCTGGCGCGAGCGTCCCGCTCGTGATCTACACAATAAGAGTCAAGAAAGAAAAAAGGAAAGTTAGAAATAGTCTTCCTTTTTTTTAGTAAGAAAAAATCGCCGCTAGTGCCAGTTTGAAACTGGTACCCAGCATGAGTCAACCGCGACAAGAACAACTGTTCTAGGGCTATAGTTCTATAATAAATTACCCCATAAAACCTATATCATCAATTTCCAGTACGGTGTGATCTTCTTGAAAGTTTCTGGCACTGGAGTACTTCCAATCTACTTGGTCGATAACAAAACCTGATACAACTGGGTTATTATGAATGTAGTCTAGTTTCTGTTTAAGTACGTCAGGACTCCACAACTCAATAGGCTTGTTATGATGTTGCCAAAATTGATATTTTGACGTGTTGCTATTTTTCTTTCCAGCACGCTCAAACATCCATAAAAGCCATTCTTTTCTGCTTTCTTGAGGGTTTTCTATTATAGCATTTAGAACTTTTTTTGCCGTATGTTTTTTAAAGTCTCTTAATAATTCTGAAGGTTGGTCTATCGAGGATCTAAAAATAAAATGAACGTGACTAGGCATGAAACAATAGGCATATAGTTCCATAGATTTATTTTTTCTACAATAGTCTATACTGTCTGCAAGGATATTTAAATAAACATCTCTTGTAAAAACATCTATCCAGTTTACTGTTGCAAAACTTACAAAATATGCTCCACTCTTATTATGAAATTTATACTTTCTACTCATTTTGTAAATACAGTGTGCTAAATATTAAACCTTAAATCTACAGCATGTCTCGAAGAATATGATAAGAAATGATTATTTTTATTCACTCGGGACGGCACTAGTTACAAACTAGCGCTAGCAGGGGAAATACAAAGGAGGTTAAAGAGGGCTTCCATCTATTAAATCAATAACTTATGAAAATGATTAATAAGATTATTTTATTAACTCTATTAATTGGTATTTTTATTTCGTGTGATCAATCTAAGAATAAGAACAACTTAGATATTGAAAAATATATGGAACCAAGTAAAATTATTAATAAAGAAAAACTGTTTTCTACTTTACTAAAAGATACGATTAGAGTAGGAGAAAACGCTAAGGCTTTAGTCTCCTTACTTGACCCTAAATTTGATGACAAGCAATCTCAAATAATAGTTTTTATCGAATCAGAAGACTCTGTACTTTACAAACTAGAAAAAAATTTCAAACAGCTTTACGAGCTGCCGGTAGCAGGGTTTTATAATTTTACGGTTGATACTATAAACAAGGCACCGAAACATTATGAAAAACAGTACTCAGCCTATATAGGAAAAGTTTTTAAAGAAACTGGATATAATAAACTTAGGTTCATGGTTATGGAGTTTTACGGTAATGATCCAACCAAAGATTTAAATTTTGACAAGAAGAAAACATGGGTAGTTATTGACGAATTGGATGTGTTTGTAAAACCTGCATTAGATAGTATTGTCAATTAAGAAAATTAGGATTTTCCCAAGCTGGCGCGAGCATCCCGCTCGTGATCTACACAATAAGAGTCAAGAAAGAAAAAGGAACCTTAGAAATAGCTTTCCTTTTTTTTTAGTAAGAAAAAAATCAATCATTTTAAAGATCATGGAACGTTCTTCATCATCGCACCCATTTGCCCCGCGTCCAATCAACACCAGCATTCGTAATCCGATAGAGCAGGAGCATGTAATGAACTGGAAATTTATGGGTCAGGAAGGCTTAAGTCTGTTAGCTTAAGATCTAGCAGCCCATGCTCCCAGTAGTTCCTTAGGACCTCTTAAATAAGCCTCTGAGTTTTTTGTAAATAAAAGCATTGGTTTTGATGCCGTATAAGGAGATCAAACAAACCACAATCACAAAAATAACCGCGCCTATAGCCGCCTGGTAAGGGTTGAGCGATTTGCTTAAGAGAATGGACAAGCCAAATCCAGTAAGACTGCCGTAAATAACTATAAAGTGAACTATATAAATGGAAAGTGTCTTTTGGCCAATTTTAAAAATCATTTGGTTTTTCAAAAACCTTT is a window of Nonlabens sp. MB-3u-79 DNA encoding:
- a CDS encoding GIY-YIG nuclease family protein; amino-acid sequence: MIYKVYAISSLTKNYIYVGFSTELEVRLNRHNKGLNKTTASYAPFRLIYSEVVGTSREEARFREKYWKSGTGKRKLRILRDELD
- a CDS encoding ABC transporter ATP-binding protein, giving the protein MSEKKVTILSAFKTIIWPRRKLVFIGLFLIVISKAASFVAPLSLKYLMDDIIPNKNVEFLKGLVAAVALAILVQAITSFLLTKILSVQAQYMISELRAQVQKKVLSLPIRFFDNTKSGALVSRIMNDVEGVRNLIGTGLVQLVGGSITALVSLVLLLRISWTMTLFTLIPLAIFALIALKAFKIIRPIFRNRGVINAEVTGRLTETLGGVRVIKGFNAEEQENKIFEEGVERLFQNVKKSLTATAIITSSSTFLLGLATTGIMGIGGYKIMMEELTIGDFLTFTFLLGLMIAPIVQMSNIGSQLTEALAGLDRTEELMNMTPESDEENRTEYLENFEGHIVFNNVSFAYEENKEVLHNINFEAKPGEVIALVGSSGSGKSTIAGLAATFLNPQSGTITVDRQDIATINLNSFRKHLGVVLQDEFLFEGTIRQNILFPRPNATEEELKAAVKAAYVNEFTDRFDEGLDTLIGERGVKLSGGQRQRIAIARAVLANPKVLILDEATSNLDTESEALIQKSLAELTKGRTTFVIAHRLSTIRKADQILVIENGRIAEQGTHDELISSEGRYYNLFTYQARI
- a CDS encoding DUF6642 family protein, with product MSKLALPITDVENFIYCLEVVPDADTSETTEVVKILEDIAINQNITSIYKACDTIEGLEESLSYLLHDDHNFKDYEIIYLVLSGDANNVLINNYYYSMEEIAELFEGKLDGKVIHFANKKILDLSDEESQYFIDVTGARAISGYGYPSESVSSAFTIDRLFFSQFYKNDDLKEVVERMYDKHSKLCTLLGFRLYY
- a CDS encoding REP-associated tyrosine transposase; the protein is MSRKYKFHNKSGAYFVSFATVNWIDVFTRDVYLNILADSIDYCRKNKSMELYAYCFMPSHVHFIFRSSIDQPSELLRDFKKHTAKKVLNAIIENPQESRKEWLLWMFERAGKKNSNTSKYQFWQHHNKPIELWSPDVLKQKLDYIHNNPVVSGFVIDQVDWKYSSARNFQEDHTVLEIDDIGFMG